One stretch of Natronobacterium gregoryi SP2 DNA includes these proteins:
- the gap gene encoding type I glyceraldehyde-3-phosphate dehydrogenase produces the protein MSELSYSVVEETVRVGLNGFGRIGRSVLRAALSDDDVEIVAINDVMDDDDMAYLLEYDSVYGRLEDVSQDGDTLSVGDREIDLLSERDPTALPWDELDVDVAFEATGLFRTHDEAAKHLEAGAEKVVISAPPKGEKTVPMFVYGVNHEEYDGADVVSNASCTTNSIAPVVKVLEEEFGIESGLLTTVHAYTGSQDLIDGPSSKRRRGRAAAENIVPTTTGAAVATTEVLPELEGKLDGMAIRVPVPNGSITDLTVDLESDVTKADLEAAIREAADGDLAGVLGYTDDEIVSRDVVGLPFSSYVDLEGSMVLEDGLVKVLAWYDNEYGFSERMLDLATYVVSESEDVESDADEAVVR, from the coding sequence ATGAGTGAACTTTCGTACAGTGTGGTCGAAGAGACGGTCCGCGTCGGTCTCAACGGCTTCGGCAGAATCGGTCGAAGCGTTTTGCGCGCGGCACTGTCGGACGATGATGTCGAGATCGTCGCCATCAACGACGTGATGGACGACGACGACATGGCGTACCTGCTCGAGTACGATTCCGTCTACGGCCGACTCGAGGACGTCTCCCAGGACGGCGACACACTCTCCGTCGGCGACCGCGAGATCGACCTCCTCTCCGAGCGCGATCCCACGGCACTGCCCTGGGACGAACTCGATGTCGACGTCGCGTTCGAGGCGACCGGCCTGTTCCGGACCCACGACGAGGCCGCAAAGCACCTCGAGGCCGGAGCCGAGAAGGTCGTCATCTCCGCCCCGCCGAAAGGCGAGAAGACGGTCCCGATGTTCGTCTACGGCGTCAACCACGAGGAGTACGACGGGGCTGACGTCGTCTCGAACGCTTCCTGTACGACCAACTCTATCGCACCGGTTGTGAAGGTGCTCGAGGAGGAGTTCGGTATCGAGTCGGGGCTGCTGACGACGGTTCACGCCTACACCGGTTCGCAAGACCTCATCGACGGCCCGAGCAGCAAACGCCGTCGCGGTCGGGCTGCCGCCGAAAACATCGTCCCGACGACGACCGGTGCTGCAGTCGCCACCACCGAGGTCCTCCCCGAACTCGAGGGGAAACTCGACGGCATGGCGATTCGTGTGCCGGTCCCGAACGGATCGATTACCGACCTCACCGTCGACCTCGAGTCCGACGTTACGAAAGCCGACCTCGAGGCGGCGATCCGCGAGGCTGCGGACGGCGACCTCGCCGGCGTCCTCGGATACACCGACGACGAAATCGTCTCGCGGGACGTCGTCGGCCTGCCGTTCTCCTCGTACGTCGATCTCGAGGGATCGATGGTCCTCGAGGACGGCCTCGTGAAGGTACTTGCCTGGTACGACAACGAGTACGGCTTCTCGGAGCGAATGCTCGATCTCGCGACCTACGTGGTCTCCGAGTCCGAAGACGTCGAGTCCGACGCCGACGAAGCGGTCGTACGGTAG
- a CDS encoding type II glyceraldehyde-3-phosphate dehydrogenase gives MLRVGINGYGTIGKRVADAVRKQPDMAVQGVGKRSPDYVAVGADEEDYPVYAVDEDRADEFREIGIDLAGTVDDLVAESDIVVDATPSGIGAENRPLYERHETPALFQGGEDATVAEVSFNARVNYDEAEDADYARVVSCNTTGLSRFLAPLHEHYGVDKTRVTLVRRGGDPDQTGRGPINDTVPDPVSIPSHHGPDVQTIFPELDIDTIGLKVPTTMMHVHSVNVTLENRPDDIDEVIDLFKSEDRILTVPDYAGIDGAGTLKDLAQDAGRPRGDIWENCLWEESLTLQGQDLYCMQAIHQEADVVPENVDAIRALEGDHSGPESRALTNETLGIDLGYLTDRTDLTANRGTPDESLADD, from the coding sequence ATGCTACGGGTCGGAATCAACGGGTACGGAACCATCGGCAAACGCGTCGCGGATGCTGTCCGCAAACAGCCCGACATGGCGGTCCAGGGCGTCGGGAAACGCAGCCCTGACTACGTCGCAGTTGGGGCCGACGAAGAGGACTACCCCGTCTACGCCGTAGACGAAGACCGTGCCGACGAGTTCCGCGAAATCGGCATCGACCTCGCCGGTACTGTCGACGACCTGGTCGCCGAAAGCGACATTGTCGTCGACGCAACACCGTCAGGCATCGGTGCCGAGAACCGTCCGCTGTACGAACGCCACGAAACACCCGCACTCTTCCAAGGCGGCGAAGACGCGACCGTCGCCGAAGTGAGCTTCAACGCTCGTGTAAACTACGACGAAGCCGAAGACGCCGACTACGCACGGGTCGTCTCCTGTAACACGACCGGTCTTTCCCGATTCCTCGCTCCACTCCACGAGCACTACGGCGTCGACAAGACTCGAGTGACACTCGTTCGCCGCGGCGGCGACCCGGACCAGACCGGTCGCGGCCCGATCAACGACACGGTCCCGGACCCGGTGTCGATTCCGTCCCACCACGGGCCGGACGTCCAGACGATCTTCCCCGAACTCGACATCGACACGATCGGGCTGAAGGTTCCGACGACGATGATGCACGTCCACTCGGTCAACGTCACCCTCGAGAACCGACCCGACGACATCGACGAAGTGATCGACCTGTTCAAAAGCGAAGACCGCATCCTCACGGTTCCCGACTACGCCGGCATCGACGGCGCAGGCACCCTCAAAGATCTCGCACAGGACGCCGGCCGACCGCGGGGAGACATCTGGGAGAACTGCCTCTGGGAAGAGTCACTGACCCTCCAGGGCCAGGATCTGTACTGCATGCAAGCGATCCACCAGGAGGCCGATGTCGTCCCCGAAAACGTCGACGCGATCCGTGCGCTAGAGGGAGATCACTCCGGCCCGGAGAGTCGAGCGCTTACGAACGAAACGCTCGGCATCGATCTGGGATACCTCACCGACCGAACCGATCTCACGGCCAACCGAGGAACGCCCGACGAATCGCTGGCGGACGACTGA
- a CDS encoding Hsp20/alpha crystallin family protein: MRRDDRDEPFDDLFREIERMMNEMMNSADTDVDFSSPGNAGNGFGTDTHVDIHDTDDEIRVIADLPGVAKDNIELECDGKSLTISASSDRRQYDERVDLPRRVNEHTASATYNNGVLEVVFESAEQSSGISLE; the protein is encoded by the coding sequence ATGCGTCGTGACGACCGTGACGAACCCTTCGACGACCTCTTTCGTGAGATCGAACGAATGATGAACGAAATGATGAACAGCGCCGACACTGACGTCGACTTTAGCTCCCCAGGCAACGCCGGAAACGGCTTCGGGACCGACACCCACGTCGACATTCACGACACCGACGACGAGATCCGCGTCATCGCCGATCTCCCAGGCGTCGCAAAAGACAACATCGAACTCGAGTGTGACGGCAAGTCCCTGACGATCTCGGCAAGCAGCGACCGCCGCCAATACGACGAGCGCGTCGATCTCCCGCGTCGCGTCAACGAACACACTGCCTCTGCAACCTACAACAACGGCGTCCTCGAGGTCGTCTTCGAGTCAGCCGAACAGTCCTCGGGTATCAGTCTCGAGTAA
- a CDS encoding ATP-grasp domain-containing protein gives MIDLAVANDQETFERMRDPLEERGIRVHHVPASERVVDLTEPPWGPDEYDVGFVYPGRLMEGGVADALLEIPWLNDHETVSTSRNKAEVLARLERDGLPVPKSVYVSNDVSEGELAEVFERFEPPVVVKPNSTTRGVGVAKAHDLDSFLGICDYLSLVHDYRATGDRSFLVQEYVPNATDYRVMVLERECVGAVERRLPDEAIAEGQWKHNVHRGAEATGVDLPAEHRRLAESVAEALEIPFVGVDLLETADRLVVNETNARPTIDEATKYESGFYDRLASGIRTRADTERNE, from the coding sequence ATGATCGATCTCGCGGTCGCCAACGATCAGGAGACGTTCGAGCGGATGCGCGATCCACTCGAGGAGCGTGGTATCCGCGTCCATCACGTGCCTGCGAGCGAGCGCGTGGTGGATCTGACAGAGCCACCGTGGGGACCCGACGAGTACGACGTCGGCTTCGTCTATCCCGGTCGGCTAATGGAGGGTGGGGTTGCCGATGCACTGCTGGAGATACCGTGGCTCAACGACCACGAGACGGTCTCGACCTCGCGGAACAAGGCCGAAGTACTCGCGCGTCTCGAGCGGGACGGTCTTCCTGTACCGAAGTCGGTCTACGTCTCGAACGATGTCTCGGAGGGCGAACTGGCCGAGGTCTTCGAGCGGTTCGAGCCGCCGGTCGTCGTCAAACCGAACTCGACGACGCGAGGTGTCGGTGTTGCGAAGGCTCACGACCTCGATTCCTTTCTGGGAATCTGTGACTATCTCTCGCTGGTCCACGACTACCGGGCGACCGGCGACCGGTCGTTTCTCGTCCAGGAGTACGTACCGAATGCGACGGACTACCGCGTGATGGTCCTCGAACGAGAGTGTGTCGGTGCGGTCGAACGCCGACTTCCCGACGAGGCCATCGCGGAGGGCCAGTGGAAACACAACGTCCATCGTGGGGCCGAAGCGACCGGTGTCGACCTCCCGGCGGAACACCGACGGCTGGCAGAATCGGTCGCCGAAGCTCTCGAGATCCCGTTTGTCGGCGTCGACTTGCTCGAGACCGCAGATCGACTGGTGGTCAACGAGACGAACGCTCGCCCGACGATCGACGAGGCGACGAAGTACGAGTCGGGGTTCTACGACCGGTTGGCGTCTGGGATACGAACGAGGGCAGACACGGAACGCAACGAGTAG
- a CDS encoding 50S ribosomal protein L16, producing MSEKPASMYRDISKPAYTRREYITGIPGSKIAQHKMGDIGAEAEDYPVQISLVTEEEVQIRHGSLESSRLSANRYMLKNAGEGNYKMILRKFPHNVIRENKQATGAGADRVSDGMRQSFGKIVGTAARIDAGDRIFTIWCDVDDADFAKEAFRRAYNKITPPCRIVVEKGEEKLIA from the coding sequence ATGTCCGAGAAACCCGCCTCGATGTACCGGGACATCAGTAAGCCGGCCTACACGCGCCGTGAATACATTACTGGCATCCCGGGTTCGAAGATTGCACAGCACAAGATGGGCGACATCGGTGCCGAGGCCGAGGACTACCCCGTCCAGATCAGCCTCGTCACGGAAGAAGAAGTCCAGATCCGTCACGGCTCACTCGAGTCCTCACGTCTCTCGGCCAACCGCTACATGCTGAAAAACGCCGGCGAGGGTAACTACAAGATGATCCTGCGTAAGTTCCCCCACAACGTCATTCGGGAGAACAAGCAGGCGACCGGTGCGGGTGCAGACCGTGTTTCCGACGGGATGCGCCAGTCGTTCGGGAAAATCGTCGGCACCGCCGCGCGAATCGACGCTGGCGACCGCATCTTCACGATCTGGTGTGACGTCGACGACGCCGACTTCGCCAAGGAAGCGTTCCGTCGCGCCTACAACAAGATCACGCCGCCGTGTCGGATCGTGGTCGAGAAAGGCGAAGAGAAATTGATCGCGTGA
- a CDS encoding helix-turn-helix domain-containing protein produces the protein MLDPQRSIEPTEPLPPAIDSPQAKLVYLYLEATGGATATDLARALSMKKIAILSVLNALSSQGLVEKVDAKYATVDR, from the coding sequence ATGCTAGATCCACAGCGTTCGATCGAACCGACCGAACCACTCCCCCCTGCAATCGATTCGCCGCAGGCGAAACTGGTGTACCTCTACCTCGAGGCGACCGGGGGCGCAACGGCGACCGACCTCGCTCGCGCGTTGTCGATGAAGAAAATCGCAATTTTGAGCGTTCTCAACGCGCTCTCGAGTCAGGGCCTCGTCGAGAAAGTCGACGCGAAGTACGCAACGGTCGACCGGTAA
- a CDS encoding CBS domain-containing protein, with amino-acid sequence MMKSFRIGSLFGIPIKLDLTFLLILPVFAYLIGFQIEPVIELLNVTMNAGIDVGALTAEWWLPYLVGLAAAIGLFVGVLFHELGHSVTAQRYGFPIDSITLWLLGGIAALSEMPEDWKQEFNIAIAGPIVSVLVGVVSYALFLVTPEAFDGARFVLGYLAVLNVALAIFNMVPAFPMDGGRILRALLARSQPYAQATQQAASIGKMFAFIMGLFGLFAFNIILIAVAFFVYIAASSEAQQVTMKAAFQDVTVSDIMTPARDLHTVEPGTSVTELVQRMFTERHTGYPVVDRDAWSDGELIGLVTLEDAREIDPVERDAYVVEDVMTTDLETISPDSDAMTAIERMQQSGIGRLLVVEDDDLVGLISRTDLMTAFDIVQQSGGAVGRRDQVQPVGSMD; translated from the coding sequence ATGATGAAGAGTTTCCGGATCGGTTCCCTGTTCGGGATTCCGATCAAACTCGATCTCACGTTCTTGCTGATCCTCCCGGTGTTCGCGTATCTCATCGGGTTTCAGATCGAGCCAGTCATCGAGTTGCTCAACGTAACGATGAATGCCGGTATCGATGTCGGCGCGCTCACGGCCGAATGGTGGCTCCCGTATCTCGTCGGGTTGGCCGCAGCGATCGGGTTGTTCGTCGGCGTCCTGTTTCACGAACTGGGTCACTCGGTGACGGCCCAGCGGTACGGGTTCCCGATCGACTCGATCACACTGTGGCTGCTCGGGGGGATCGCTGCACTGTCGGAGATGCCCGAAGACTGGAAGCAAGAGTTCAACATCGCTATCGCCGGTCCGATCGTCTCGGTTCTCGTCGGAGTGGTGTCGTACGCGCTCTTTCTGGTGACACCCGAGGCGTTCGACGGCGCGCGGTTCGTCCTCGGCTATCTCGCAGTATTGAACGTTGCGCTTGCGATTTTCAACATGGTGCCGGCGTTCCCGATGGACGGCGGGCGGATTCTTCGAGCACTACTGGCCCGAAGTCAGCCGTACGCTCAGGCGACTCAACAGGCCGCCAGCATCGGAAAGATGTTCGCGTTCATCATGGGGCTGTTCGGCCTGTTCGCGTTCAACATCATCCTCATCGCCGTCGCCTTCTTCGTCTACATCGCTGCCTCGAGCGAGGCCCAGCAGGTGACGATGAAGGCTGCGTTCCAAGATGTCACAGTCTCGGATATCATGACGCCAGCCCGGGACCTCCACACCGTCGAGCCCGGAACCTCGGTCACGGAACTCGTCCAGCGGATGTTTACCGAACGCCACACCGGCTACCCGGTCGTCGATCGCGACGCCTGGAGTGACGGCGAACTAATTGGACTCGTGACGCTCGAGGACGCCCGCGAGATCGATCCCGTCGAACGCGACGCCTACGTCGTCGAGGACGTGATGACGACCGACCTCGAGACGATTTCGCCCGACTCCGACGCGATGACCGCGATCGAACGCATGCAGCAAAGCGGCATTGGTCGTCTTCTCGTCGTCGAGGACGACGATCTCGTCGGGTTGATCTCTCGGACGGACCTGATGACCGCCTTCGACATCGTCCAACAAAGCGGCGGGGCGGTCGGACGACGTGACCAGGTCCAACCGGTCGGCAGCATGGATTAA
- a CDS encoding ABC transporter ATP-binding protein, with translation MPPAIETVDLVKEYGDLRALQELSLTVEEGEFFGLLGPNGAGKTTFINTLVGLVRKTGGEARVFGYDVEDDYRAARDAIGLAPQEFNVDRFFPIREVLMHKAGYHGVPEDEAAERADEALKRVGIYDKRNERFDWLSGGMKRRLLLARALVTDPDLLILDEPTAGVDVQLRHDLWELVTELNAEGTTVLLTTHYIEEAERLCDRVAIVNEGRKVTVATPDELKKRGTDTVSVRLESPISTAASTLEESLGAYAHDVSTGAAGNQLEVRVDDGGSTAPRLLNDLETAGYEIADLEISRTSLEEIFVDLTRSEDRTVTRSSAASEDGDDGPKREQEGVAR, from the coding sequence ATGCCACCGGCCATCGAGACCGTCGATCTCGTGAAGGAGTACGGCGACCTGCGGGCCTTACAGGAACTCTCACTGACTGTCGAAGAAGGCGAATTTTTCGGGCTGCTCGGTCCCAACGGTGCGGGCAAGACGACGTTTATCAACACGCTCGTCGGGCTCGTCCGCAAGACGGGCGGCGAAGCGCGCGTCTTCGGCTACGACGTCGAGGACGACTATCGGGCGGCCCGCGACGCGATCGGGCTCGCTCCCCAGGAGTTCAACGTCGATCGGTTCTTTCCGATCCGGGAGGTCCTGATGCACAAGGCCGGCTACCACGGCGTTCCCGAAGACGAGGCCGCCGAACGGGCGGACGAAGCCCTCAAGCGAGTCGGTATCTACGACAAGCGAAACGAACGGTTCGACTGGCTCTCCGGCGGGATGAAACGGCGCTTGCTGCTCGCTCGAGCGCTCGTCACCGATCCCGACCTGTTGATCCTCGACGAGCCGACCGCGGGGGTCGACGTCCAGTTGCGCCACGACCTCTGGGAACTCGTGACCGAACTCAATGCGGAGGGGACGACGGTCCTGTTGACGACTCACTACATCGAAGAGGCCGAGCGACTCTGTGACCGAGTTGCGATCGTCAACGAAGGGCGGAAAGTAACTGTCGCAACGCCGGACGAACTCAAGAAGCGGGGCACCGACACGGTCTCGGTCCGCCTCGAGTCCCCGATTTCGACCGCAGCGTCAACTCTCGAGGAGAGTCTCGGCGCGTACGCCCACGACGTCTCGACGGGCGCGGCCGGCAACCAACTCGAGGTCCGCGTCGACGACGGTGGATCGACCGCGCCGCGACTGCTCAACGACCTCGAAACCGCGGGCTACGAAATCGCCGATCTCGAGATTTCGCGGACCTCGCTCGAGGAGATCTTCGTGGATCTCACCCGCAGTGAGGACCGGACGGTGACGCGGTCGTCGGCTGCGAGCGAAGACGGTGACGACGGTCCGAAACGCGAACAGGAGGGGGTCGCCCGATGA
- a CDS encoding ABC transporter permease: protein MISVGFRALFRREVLRFVRRPKNTFMPPAITNVLYFAVFGVILGGRIDSPVEGVPGADFGYILFLIPGLVVLGTISNAFENASFSIFHGRWNEYIHETLTSPLSYAEMVVAYVGASAVRGLIVGLIVAIIGALFVPLSIANGLFLVTTMVVISALFAGFGIIGGLIARDFDDLTVMNQFILRPLVFFGAVFYSLTMLEPIWQYVSLLNPMVYMVDSVRYGLLGYSDMHYVAPAAYAEFAPYLSLVILSLLTAVVVAIDIYLFKTGYGLTD, encoded by the coding sequence ATGATCTCGGTCGGCTTCCGGGCGCTGTTTCGTCGCGAAGTCTTGCGGTTCGTCCGCCGGCCCAAGAACACGTTCATGCCGCCGGCGATCACGAACGTCCTCTATTTCGCCGTCTTCGGGGTCATTCTCGGTGGCCGGATCGACAGCCCGGTCGAAGGGGTTCCAGGAGCCGATTTCGGCTACATACTCTTCTTGATTCCCGGCCTCGTCGTGCTGGGAACGATCTCGAATGCCTTCGAGAACGCCTCGTTCTCGATCTTCCACGGGCGGTGGAACGAGTACATCCACGAGACGCTGACTTCCCCACTGTCGTACGCCGAGATGGTCGTCGCGTACGTTGGAGCGAGCGCGGTCCGCGGGCTGATCGTCGGCCTGATCGTCGCCATCATCGGCGCGCTGTTCGTCCCGCTGTCGATAGCGAACGGACTCTTCCTGGTCACAACGATGGTCGTCATCTCCGCGCTGTTTGCCGGATTCGGGATCATCGGCGGACTGATCGCTCGAGATTTCGACGACCTGACCGTGATGAACCAGTTCATCCTGCGGCCGCTGGTGTTTTTCGGCGCGGTCTTCTACTCGCTGACGATGCTCGAGCCGATCTGGCAGTACGTCTCGCTGTTGAATCCGATGGTCTACATGGTCGACAGCGTTCGGTACGGGCTGTTGGGCTACTCGGACATGCATTACGTCGCACCGGCAGCGTACGCCGAGTTCGCACCCTATCTCTCGCTTGTCATACTGAGTCTCCTGACGGCTGTCGTCGTCGCTATCGACATCTACCTCTTCAAGACTGGCTACGGGTTGACCGACTGA
- a CDS encoding carbonic anhydrase: MSDDPNQAVLHELLAGNDDHVEGLADDYFDTVQDGQQPDVVAVCCSDSRVPQERMWGVDDPGTVFTPSNIGNQVWDEDEGERLVDGGVLYPLYHAGTDVAVVVGHTGCGAVTAAYEVATGGALPGPEGVDTWVEQLVPVVEEGLESDLVDTEAERETVINQLVEYNVDRQTRYLREANEVPDEVDIYGFVYDFQGVYGDEYGRAYLVHDNGVTEPDRIADRLPDRYETATRSLLY, from the coding sequence ATGAGCGACGATCCCAACCAGGCGGTTCTCCACGAGTTGCTCGCCGGCAACGACGACCACGTCGAGGGACTGGCCGACGACTACTTCGACACCGTCCAGGATGGACAACAGCCCGATGTCGTCGCCGTCTGCTGTTCGGACTCGAGAGTGCCACAGGAACGGATGTGGGGCGTCGACGATCCGGGCACGGTCTTCACGCCGAGTAACATCGGCAACCAGGTCTGGGACGAGGACGAAGGCGAGCGACTCGTCGACGGCGGCGTGTTGTATCCGCTCTATCACGCCGGAACCGACGTCGCGGTCGTCGTCGGCCACACCGGCTGTGGAGCCGTCACCGCGGCTTACGAGGTCGCAACGGGTGGCGCTCTCCCGGGGCCAGAAGGCGTCGACACGTGGGTCGAACAGCTCGTCCCTGTCGTCGAGGAGGGCCTCGAGAGCGATCTCGTCGACACAGAGGCCGAGCGAGAGACGGTCATCAATCAACTCGTCGAGTACAACGTCGATCGGCAGACGAGATACCTCCGAGAGGCTAACGAGGTGCCGGACGAGGTCGATATCTACGGCTTCGTGTACGACTTCCAGGGTGTCTACGGCGACGAATACGGCCGTGCGTATCTCGTCCACGACAATGGTGTGACGGAGCCAGACCGGATAGCTGACCGTCTGCCAGACCGCTACGAGACCGCGACGCGGAGTCTCCTGTACTGA
- a CDS encoding DUF5788 family protein — MNEDERKELLERVNRPSATIGISIPDTITIGDEEIPVDEFVIETRKVEGIPDDLKPVVREAQISLQEERERLVERLESAPLEYEEAEEIADTIVGIDRTLNALKSLRGGGYTSEAPAEEIEDHKRWLDFLNSIR; from the coding sequence ATGAACGAGGACGAGCGGAAAGAACTACTCGAGCGTGTCAACCGCCCGAGTGCAACTATCGGGATCTCCATTCCGGACACGATCACGATCGGAGACGAAGAGATCCCTGTCGACGAGTTCGTCATCGAAACGAGGAAAGTTGAGGGTATTCCCGACGACCTCAAACCGGTCGTCAGGGAGGCGCAGATCTCGCTCCAAGAAGAACGGGAGCGCCTCGTCGAGCGACTCGAGTCAGCACCGCTTGAGTACGAAGAGGCCGAGGAGATTGCGGATACGATCGTCGGAATCGACCGCACGCTGAACGCCCTCAAGAGCCTCCGGGGAGGCGGGTACACGTCCGAAGCGCCTGCGGAAGAGATCGAGGATCACAAGCGTTGGCTCGACTTCTTGAACTCGATTCGTTGA
- a CDS encoding cold-shock protein gives MAQGTVDFFNDTGGYGFIETEDADEDVFFHMEDIGGPDLEEGQELEFEIEQAPKGPRATNVERL, from the coding sequence ATGGCGCAAGGAACCGTTGATTTCTTCAACGACACTGGCGGTTACGGATTTATCGAAACTGAGGACGCGGACGAGGACGTCTTCTTCCACATGGAAGACATCGGCGGCCCGGACCTCGAAGAAGGTCAGGAACTCGAGTTCGAGATCGAGCAGGCCCCCAAGGGCCCGCGCGCGACGAACGTCGAGCGCCTGTAG
- a CDS encoding cupin domain-containing protein produces the protein MPDPEPLLRSSEEIEYESVDAADGLQKGVLLDDSHGAPNFALRRFVLEPGTDVPAHTNEVEHEQYVLEGEYTVGIGDEEYELSAGDSLLVPAGTVHWYRNESDNPGAFLCAVPNGDDEIVLQDSQ, from the coding sequence ATGCCCGATCCGGAACCACTGCTCCGCTCGAGCGAGGAGATCGAGTACGAGTCCGTCGACGCCGCCGACGGCCTCCAGAAAGGTGTTCTGCTAGATGACTCCCACGGCGCGCCGAACTTCGCGCTCCGTCGGTTCGTCCTCGAGCCCGGTACCGACGTGCCAGCACACACCAACGAAGTCGAACACGAACAGTACGTGCTCGAGGGCGAGTACACCGTGGGAATCGGCGACGAAGAGTACGAGCTGTCGGCCGGAGACTCGCTACTCGTTCCGGCTGGCACGGTCCACTGGTACCGCAACGAAAGCGACAATCCCGGGGCCTTCCTCTGTGCGGTGCCAAACGGCGACGACGAAATCGTACTACAAGACTCGCAGTGA